A section of the Paenibacillus yonginensis genome encodes:
- a CDS encoding sensor histidine kinase, with protein sequence MKRFFARSLKHKLSLMVIIATTLPLLCFGFFTYLIATDISEEKAKQAGMNTLRQLRTQLELMTKDVENMSIFLIGDESIQEYMGRPQKGTLVQSSIYGFLMNLAYTKEYIANIELRPFNSNPSIAQTTILKSGFPVSEEGKDSQQVKFWTSLYEDLTVTGAKRVISLVRPIRKISSYQTIGEMTISLDEDVIAKLLRNSNLEGNGTILLLDKNRNIISSSESENLYKPITGVLADYPATTADEGSFNSGGQQNTVLYYKIPSMDWTLVGVIPFKEYSAQNRYVLNLTGIGVFIAVILSAGFLVLLIARVTNPLSALVKYLNSANLEKPLPLLPVPTIDEVGQLMISYNRFSDRIQKLTDQVKRNEALKKEADLLALQAQINPHFLYNTLSSVNWLALMNKEYKIAEMVNSLSEFLRFSLNGGGEFCTVRQEIEHAQYYVNIQSIRYPEQFDFEIRVDPVLMDRLMLKLLLQPLIENAILHGVLKKEEKGKIMVEVEKLEQNIRFTVYDNGAGINDDKRSELNALLSDIRPEHEIVLQQGSYGLRNVNQRLRLHYGSPFGLALDKDLSGGTKVSFIIPDTKEDQQ encoded by the coding sequence ATGAAACGTTTTTTCGCCCGCTCCTTAAAACACAAGCTTTCATTGATGGTTATTATCGCAACTACTTTGCCGCTGCTCTGTTTCGGATTCTTCACTTACCTTATCGCTACGGACATATCGGAAGAGAAAGCCAAGCAGGCCGGAATGAACACGCTCCGCCAGCTGAGGACGCAGCTTGAGCTTATGACAAAAGACGTGGAAAACATGTCCATTTTCCTGATCGGGGATGAATCCATTCAAGAATATATGGGCAGGCCGCAGAAAGGCACGCTGGTCCAGTCCTCCATCTACGGGTTCTTAATGAATCTTGCCTACACCAAAGAGTACATCGCCAATATTGAACTTCGCCCCTTTAATTCGAATCCGTCCATAGCGCAGACTACCATTTTAAAGAGTGGATTTCCGGTTTCGGAAGAAGGAAAGGATTCGCAGCAAGTCAAGTTCTGGACTTCGCTGTATGAAGACTTAACTGTTACCGGCGCCAAACGGGTGATTTCCCTCGTCAGACCCATCCGCAAAATCAGCTCGTACCAGACCATTGGGGAAATGACCATCAGTCTGGACGAGGATGTGATCGCCAAACTGCTTAGAAATTCCAATCTGGAGGGCAATGGCACGATTCTATTGCTCGACAAGAACAGGAACATTATATCCAGCTCTGAATCTGAAAATTTATACAAACCGATCACCGGCGTTTTGGCTGACTATCCGGCGACAACCGCAGACGAAGGCTCCTTTAACAGCGGCGGGCAGCAAAACACGGTGCTTTACTATAAAATCCCGTCCATGGATTGGACGCTGGTCGGCGTAATTCCCTTTAAAGAATACAGTGCCCAAAACCGTTACGTGCTCAATTTAACCGGCATTGGCGTGTTTATCGCGGTCATTTTGTCCGCGGGATTTCTGGTGCTGCTGATCGCGCGGGTCACCAATCCGCTGTCGGCCCTCGTTAAATATTTGAACTCCGCCAATCTGGAGAAACCGCTTCCTCTTTTGCCTGTTCCCACCATAGATGAGGTGGGGCAGCTTATGATCAGCTATAACCGGTTCAGTGACCGCATTCAAAAGCTGACGGACCAGGTCAAACGAAATGAAGCGCTGAAGAAGGAAGCGGATTTGCTTGCGCTGCAGGCCCAGATCAACCCCCACTTCCTCTACAATACCCTTTCGTCGGTCAATTGGCTGGCCTTGATGAACAAAGAATACAAAATCGCCGAGATGGTCAATTCATTAAGCGAATTCCTCCGGTTCAGCCTGAATGGAGGCGGCGAATTTTGCACCGTACGCCAGGAAATCGAACATGCCCAATATTATGTCAACATTCAATCCATCCGTTACCCCGAGCAATTCGATTTCGAAATCCGGGTGGACCCGGTGCTGATGGACCGGTTGATGTTAAAGCTCCTGCTCCAGCCGCTCATTGAGAATGCCATTCTGCATGGCGTGCTGAAGAAGGAGGAGAAAGGCAAGATCATGGTAGAGGTGGAGAAGCTGGAACAAAACATTAGGTTCACGGTTTACGATAATGGCGCAGGCATTAACGACGACAAACGTTCTGAATTAAATGCGTTGTTATCCGATATCCGGCCAGAACACGAAATCGTGCTTCAGCAGGGAAGCTACGGTTTGCGGAACGTCAATCAGCGCTTAAGACTGCATTACGGCAGTCCCTTTGGACTGGCCTTGGACAAAGATTTATCCGGGGGAACCAAGGTTTCTTTCATCATCCCCGATACGAAGGAGGACCAACAGTGA